One genomic region from Nostoc sphaeroides encodes:
- a CDS encoding alpha/beta fold hydrolase: protein MQATTAPIPGKYWQWRGHNVYYVRASEKQAQRPPLLLVHGFGASTDHWRKNITGLCQDFEVFAIDLLGFGRSAKPKLQYSADLWRDQLHDFITEVIGQKAVLAGNSLGGYASLCVAAQRPDSAAGLVLLNSAGPFSESQPTSEPEALQSEFQPPKQPTTLQKLLGDGTKWIFQQPLAQFLLFQYVRQGWVIRQTLEKVYLDKSAITDQLVEEIARPAYDSGAMEVFVSVFSTPQGEKVDVLLKQLTCPLLMLWGEADPWMNARERSQKFRQYYPELREHFLTAGHCPHDEIPDKVNQLLGDWVLSISDILPH from the coding sequence ATGCAGGCAACTACAGCCCCAATTCCTGGTAAATATTGGCAGTGGCGCGGGCACAACGTTTACTACGTGCGTGCGTCCGAGAAGCAAGCGCAACGTCCGCCCTTGCTTTTGGTACATGGATTTGGTGCTTCCACAGACCACTGGCGCAAGAATATCACAGGATTGTGTCAAGATTTTGAAGTATTTGCGATCGACCTTTTAGGATTCGGGCGATCGGCAAAACCGAAATTGCAGTATAGCGCAGACTTGTGGCGTGACCAACTCCATGATTTTATCACTGAAGTAATTGGTCAAAAAGCAGTATTAGCGGGTAATTCCCTTGGTGGCTATGCTAGCTTATGTGTTGCAGCGCAACGTCCCGACAGTGCGGCTGGTTTAGTTTTGCTCAATAGTGCAGGGCCTTTTAGCGAAAGCCAACCGACATCTGAGCCTGAAGCTTTACAATCAGAATTTCAGCCTCCCAAACAACCCACTACTTTGCAGAAACTTCTTGGTGACGGCACTAAGTGGATTTTTCAACAACCTTTAGCCCAGTTTTTGTTATTTCAATACGTGCGACAAGGTTGGGTAATTCGCCAAACTCTAGAAAAAGTTTATCTTGACAAAAGTGCAATTACAGATCAATTAGTAGAAGAAATTGCTCGCCCTGCTTACGATTCTGGTGCAATGGAAGTATTTGTGTCAGTCTTTAGCACTCCTCAAGGGGAGAAAGTTGATGTGCTACTAAAGCAATTAACTTGTCCATTATTGATGTTGTGGGGAGAAGCTGACCCTTGGATGAATGCTAGAGAACGTTCCCAAAAGTTTCGTCAATATTATCCTGAACTTAGAGAACATTTCCTAACAGCCGGTCATTGTCCCCATGATGAAATACCCGATAAAGTAAACCAACTTTTAGGTGATTGGGTTTTGTCTATTAGTGACATACTCCCACACTGA
- a CDS encoding ribbon-helix-helix domain-containing protein yields MAKVNLNIRVEQSEMEILESYAQQTGRTKTDIIREYIRNLAIRRPPHHPSD; encoded by the coding sequence ATGGCAAAAGTAAATTTAAATATCCGTGTAGAGCAATCAGAAATGGAAATACTAGAAAGCTATGCCCAACAAACGGGAAGAACCAAAACAGATATTATTCGCGAATACATTAGGAATTTGGCGATTCGTCGCCCACCCCATCACCCATCTGATTAA
- a CDS encoding sigma-70 family RNA polymerase sigma factor, producing MVQFDEHLRRLVSEACQHPSGSPQRQKLLTQIIRLSASRLWRESTPYYQDALQQTWLYFCRNVCEGLTGQTYNPTYGSVITWLNAYLKRRLQDFYINQNREQAITIPLWVRQSRSGGTSETIDPVDNLPAAPQPPPILEDLEIWAKTDSEGELCGSYIKGRPDVNCQVLILKRLPPEVSWKELSEEFGLSIPTLSSFYQRQCLPRLRKFAELQGLL from the coding sequence ATGGTTCAATTCGATGAACACCTACGCCGCTTAGTTAGCGAAGCCTGTCAACACCCATCTGGAAGTCCTCAGCGTCAGAAGCTGCTCACGCAAATTATTCGCTTGAGTGCAAGTAGACTATGGAGAGAAAGTACCCCTTATTATCAAGACGCACTACAACAAACTTGGTTGTATTTTTGCCGCAATGTTTGTGAAGGTTTGACGGGTCAAACCTATAATCCTACTTATGGCAGTGTGATCACCTGGCTAAATGCTTACCTTAAACGGAGACTACAAGACTTTTACATTAACCAGAACCGGGAACAAGCCATAACAATCCCTCTTTGGGTTCGTCAGTCTAGATCGGGTGGAACAAGTGAAACCATTGATCCTGTAGATAACCTCCCAGCTGCGCCCCAACCACCTCCCATTCTGGAAGACTTGGAGATATGGGCTAAGACAGATTCTGAAGGAGAACTTTGCGGTAGTTACATCAAAGGGCGTCCAGATGTAAATTGTCAGGTATTAATTCTCAAACGCCTACCCCCAGAAGTTAGCTGGAAAGAATTATCTGAAGAATTTGGACTGTCAATTCCGACATTAAGCAGTTTTTATCAGCGCCAGTGTCTACCACGTTTGCGTAAATTCGCCGAATTACAAGGATTATTATAA
- a CDS encoding DUF2330 domain-containing protein codes for MKIFRLLTPLLLTIVAVFCFAPAAWAFCGFYVAKADTKLYNKASQVVIARNGDRTVLTMANDYQGEVKDFAIVVPVPTVLQKDQVRVALPSIIERLDAFSAPRLVEYFDPDPCAPLLLFNRAIPQAAVNLNIGAAQVQRSDRDLGVTVEASFNVDEYDIVILSAKESGGLETWLTQNGYKIPQGAKQLLQPYIRSSMKFFVAKVNLDKFEESGYQLLRPLQISYQSPKFILPIRLGMVNAKTEQDLIVYILSPQGEAQITNYRTVKIPSNVNLPVFIKNEFGEFYKSLFQTAYTKEGKRVGFLEYAWDMGSCDPCAADPLTQEELKEAGVFWLNDNSLSKQTKPTPIRKFAPPPLNTNVFISRLHVRYTRDTFPEDLTFLSTANRELFQGRYVLQYPFEGELKCEAGKEYKRSLPKRFEQEAQTLARLTNGNIQDIRNKMKLSVGNLTYSWLENVQSWFGLD; via the coding sequence ATGAAGATTTTTCGACTTTTAACGCCATTACTGTTGACAATTGTCGCAGTATTTTGTTTTGCACCCGCAGCTTGGGCATTTTGTGGATTTTATGTAGCCAAAGCTGATACGAAGCTGTATAACAAAGCTTCTCAGGTAGTGATAGCACGGAATGGCGATCGCACCGTCCTCACAATGGCAAACGACTACCAAGGCGAAGTCAAAGATTTTGCGATCGTAGTACCAGTGCCAACGGTGTTGCAAAAAGACCAAGTTCGCGTTGCCCTACCCAGCATTATTGAGCGCCTAGATGCTTTTAGTGCGCCGCGATTGGTGGAATATTTTGACCCAGATCCTTGTGCCCCACTACTACTATTTAACAGAGCAATTCCACAAGCAGCAGTAAATCTAAATATTGGTGCGGCACAAGTTCAGAGAAGCGATCGCGATTTAGGTGTAACAGTCGAAGCGAGTTTCAACGTGGACGAATACGACATCGTGATCCTCAGCGCTAAAGAATCTGGAGGACTGGAAACTTGGCTGACACAAAATGGCTACAAAATCCCTCAAGGGGCAAAACAGTTACTTCAGCCCTATATCCGTTCCTCAATGAAATTCTTTGTTGCCAAAGTCAACTTAGATAAATTCGAGGAATCTGGTTACCAGCTTTTGCGTCCGCTACAAATTTCTTATCAATCACCCAAGTTCATCCTGCCAATTCGTTTAGGCATGGTCAATGCTAAAACAGAGCAGGATTTAATTGTCTATATCCTCTCGCCCCAAGGAGAGGCACAAATCACTAACTATCGGACGGTGAAAATCCCCTCCAACGTCAATCTTCCCGTGTTTATCAAAAATGAGTTTGGTGAATTCTACAAATCCCTGTTTCAAACTGCTTACACCAAAGAAGGCAAGAGAGTCGGCTTTTTGGAATACGCTTGGGATATGGGTAGCTGCGATCCTTGTGCTGCCGATCCCCTTACCCAAGAGGAACTCAAGGAAGCTGGCGTATTTTGGCTAAATGATAATTCTCTAAGTAAGCAAACTAAGCCTACACCAATCCGCAAGTTTGCTCCTCCCCCTTTGAACACTAACGTCTTCATCTCCCGTCTGCATGTCCGCTACACCCGCGACACATTCCCTGAAGACTTGACTTTCCTATCAACTGCCAACCGGGAATTATTCCAAGGGCGTTATGTTTTGCAATATCCATTTGAAGGGGAACTGAAGTGTGAGGCAGGTAAAGAATACAAACGATCTTTACCCAAGCGTTTTGAACAAGAAGCGCAGACTCTAGCTAGGTTAACCAACGGAAATATCCAAGATATTCGCAACAAAATGAAGTTGAGTGTCGGAAATCTCACATACTCCTGGTTGGAAAATGTCCAGTCCTGGTTTGGATTAGATTAA
- a CDS encoding DUF2330 domain-containing protein — MKIFRLLTPLLLTIVAVFCFAPAAWAFCGFYVAKADTKLYNKASQVVIARNGDRTVLTMANDYQGEVKDFAIVVPVPTVLQKDQVRVTEPTIIERLDAFSAPRLVEYFDPNPCPPLPIFSGIVNSSEGVINIDESETFTNPDLGVTVEASFNVDEYDIVILSAKESGGLETWLTQNGYKIPQGAKQLLQPYIRSSMKFFVAKVNLDKFEESGYQLLRPLQISYQSPKFMLPIRLGMINAKTEQDLIVYILSPQGEAQLTNYRTVKIPSNVNLPVFIKNEFGEFYKSLFQTAYTKEGKRVGFLEYAWDMGSCDPCAANPLTQEELKEAGVFWLNDNSLSKRGKVIPIKVIPSTVIPITVTPIPRFAPRAFNSNVFISRLHVRYTRDTFPEDLTFLQTANRELFQGRYILQYPFEGEVKCEAGKEYKRSLPKRFEQEAQTLARLTNGNIQDIRNKMKLSVGNLTYSWLENVQSWFGFD, encoded by the coding sequence ATGAAGATTTTTCGACTTTTAACACCATTACTGTTGACAATTGTCGCAGTATTTTGTTTTGCACCCGCAGCTTGGGCATTTTGTGGATTTTATGTAGCCAAAGCTGATACGAAGCTGTATAACAAAGCTTCTCAGGTAGTGATAGCACGGAATGGCGATCGCACCGTCTTGACAATGGCAAACGACTACCAAGGCGAAGTCAAAGATTTTGCGATCGTAGTACCAGTGCCAACGGTGCTGCAAAAAGACCAAGTTCGTGTAACTGAACCGACGATTATCGAGCGCCTAGATGCTTTTAGTGCCCCGCGATTGGTAGAATATTTTGACCCAAATCCTTGTCCGCCACTACCAATATTTTCCGGAATAGTAAATTCATCAGAAGGAGTAATAAATATTGATGAATCTGAGACATTTACTAATCCCGATTTGGGTGTAACGGTCGAAGCGAGTTTCAACGTGGACGAATACGACATCGTGATCCTGAGTGCTAAAGAATCTGGCGGGCTGGAAACTTGGCTGACACAAAATGGTTACAAAATCCCTCAAGGAGCGAAACAGTTACTTCAGCCCTATATCCGTTCCTCAATGAAATTCTTTGTTGCCAAAGTCAACTTAGATAAATTCGAGGAATCTGGCTACCAGCTTTTGCGTCCGCTACAAATTTCTTATCAATCACCCAAGTTCATGCTGCCAATTCGTTTAGGCATGATCAATGCTAAGACAGAGCAGGATTTAATTGTCTATATCCTCTCGCCCCAAGGAGAAGCACAACTCACTAACTATCGGACGGTGAAAATCCCCTCCAACGTCAATCTTCCCGTGTTTATCAAAAATGAGTTTGGTGAATTCTACAAATCCTTGTTTCAAACTGCTTACACCAAAGAAGGCAAGAGAGTCGGTTTTCTCGAATACGCTTGGGATATGGGTAGTTGCGATCCTTGTGCTGCCAATCCCCTTACCCAAGAGGAACTCAAAGAAGCAGGCGTATTTTGGCTAAATGATAATTCTCTAAGTAAGCGAGGTAAGGTTATACCAATCAAGGTTATACCAAGCACGGTTATACCAATCACGGTTACACCAATCCCCAGGTTTGCTCCTCGCGCTTTTAACAGTAACGTCTTCATCTCCCGTCTGCATGTCCGCTACACCCGCGACACGTTCCCTGAAGACTTGACTTTCCTACAAACTGCCAACCGTGAATTATTCCAAGGGCGTTATATTTTGCAATATCCATTTGAAGGGGAAGTTAAGTGTGAGGCAGGTAAAGAATACAAACGGTCTTTACCCAAGCGTTTTGAACAAGAAGCGCAGACTCTAGCTAGGTTAACCAACGGAAATATCCAAGATATTCGCAACAAAATGAAGTTGAGTGTCGGAAACCTCACATACTCCTGGTTGGAAAATGTCCAGTCCTGGTTTGGATTTGATTAA
- a CDS encoding RnfABCDGE type electron transport complex subunit D produces MLFKDIRDYQISFLGLFLVVGISTRDWTLRPDLIGVLIATCLITQSVLSFVISHWSLANNIDASGASCRVGQMTNNIDASAASRRVGQVTNLRSALITSLGLSLLLRADHWTTMVLAATSAIASKFLFKFGDKHFFNPGNFGIISALVLTSDAWVSPGQWGEEWWYALLFVGTGGMTLQRIGRWDTTAAFLGSYSLLEAIRNLWLGWTWDVYWHRLMSGSLLLFALFMITDPRSIPNSRIGRVIWAVCIAGLTFILRNYFFIPTAVFWALFILAPLSILIDILWLAPRFSWQKGNEGDEGDKGDEGELLLSTPNS; encoded by the coding sequence ATGTTGTTCAAAGATATACGAGATTATCAAATTTCATTTCTGGGCTTGTTCCTAGTCGTGGGAATCAGTACACGAGACTGGACGTTGCGACCAGATTTGATTGGGGTATTGATCGCGACTTGTTTAATAACCCAATCGGTATTGTCATTTGTCATTAGTCATTGGTCATTGGCAAACAACATAGATGCCTCAGGGGCTTCTTGCAGGGTAGGACAAATGACTAATAACATAGACGCTTCTGCGGCTTCCCGCAGGGTAGGACAAGTTACGAATCTTCGCAGTGCTTTAATTACCTCACTAGGACTCAGTTTACTGTTGCGGGCTGATCACTGGACGACAATGGTATTAGCAGCAACAAGTGCGATCGCTAGTAAATTTCTCTTTAAATTTGGTGATAAGCATTTCTTCAACCCTGGTAATTTTGGCATCATTTCCGCCTTAGTTCTCACCTCCGATGCCTGGGTTTCGCCGGGACAATGGGGTGAAGAGTGGTGGTATGCACTGTTATTTGTCGGGACTGGGGGCATGACTTTGCAGCGCATTGGTCGCTGGGACACCACAGCCGCTTTTTTGGGTAGCTATTCCTTGCTAGAAGCGATTCGCAATCTCTGGCTGGGTTGGACTTGGGATGTTTACTGGCATCGCTTGATGAGCGGCTCGTTGTTGTTGTTTGCCCTATTTATGATTACAGATCCGCGATCGATTCCCAATTCTCGAATTGGGCGGGTAATTTGGGCAGTTTGCATCGCTGGATTAACTTTTATCCTGCGGAATTATTTCTTTATTCCCACCGCAGTCTTCTGGGCACTATTCATCCTTGCCCCGTTGAGCATTCTCATAGATATTCTTTGGTTAGCACCACGATTTTCTTGGCAAAAGGGAAATGAGGGAGATGAAGGAGATAAAGGAGATGAGGGAGAACTTTTACTTAGTACTCCTAACTCCTAA
- a CDS encoding polysaccharide deacetylase family protein, producing the protein MQLAPLFPIFYRILQPSFPNCLWAGNPNTKAIALTFDDGPHPQYTPEVLAVLDRYKITASFFWLGVCVNRSPAIAKAVSESGHWIGLHGYDHRSFAMLSPNDLKDCLEKTQVAIYNACNLQPEQVRDVRPPNGLFTPATLKLLFQWNYRPVMWSVVPEDWVRPGVTTVVQRIMQQVKNGSLIVLHDGACGGQDVAATIQILIPKLLQQGYEFVTVDTLWQQAKTNH; encoded by the coding sequence ATGCAGCTAGCTCCCCTATTCCCAATTTTCTACCGGATTCTCCAGCCGAGTTTTCCCAACTGCCTTTGGGCTGGAAATCCCAATACGAAAGCGATCGCCCTCACATTCGATGATGGGCCCCATCCTCAATACACACCAGAAGTATTGGCAGTGTTAGATCGTTACAAGATTACAGCGAGTTTTTTTTGGTTGGGTGTTTGCGTCAACCGTTCACCAGCGATCGCCAAAGCCGTTAGCGAAAGCGGCCACTGGATCGGATTGCATGGCTACGATCATCGCTCTTTTGCCATGCTTTCCCCAAATGACCTGAAGGACTGTTTAGAAAAAACCCAAGTTGCCATCTACAATGCCTGCAACTTGCAACCTGAACAAGTGCGAGATGTCCGCCCCCCCAATGGTTTATTTACGCCTGCTACTTTAAAATTGTTATTTCAGTGGAATTACCGCCCGGTTATGTGGAGTGTTGTACCAGAAGACTGGGTGCGACCAGGTGTAACCACTGTGGTACAGCGAATTATGCAGCAGGTCAAAAATGGTTCATTGATTGTTTTACATGATGGTGCTTGCGGTGGACAAGATGTTGCTGCCACAATCCAAATTCTCATTCCGAAACTGCTACAACAAGGCTATGAGTTTGTGACTGTTGATACTCTATGGCAGCAAGCAAAGACTAACCATTGA
- a CDS encoding HipA-like protein, producing MPEQFPLIEVPLDAPEADEDLGTKEKFWFRYHDLGRCLFKKARPNTGEDWAEKIAAELCELLGLPHADYELAVYNGENGIISPSFLPSQEGGILTLGNEVLARIVSNYPQDSKDLSQHTIDNVFNAIGDASVNLPIDWTPPERISYATETFVGYLLLDAWIGNSDRHHENWAFISLEEKIYLAPTYDHASCLGRNEPDSKRKNRLTTKDAGFSVQAYVEKCNSALYARVGDQKTLKTLNAFREAQQRYPDAARVWLNNLARVSSNDTLELFECIPSNRISQTAIEFAQKILELNQTKLLDTLL from the coding sequence ATGCCAGAGCAGTTTCCTCTTATTGAGGTTCCCCTAGATGCCCCAGAGGCTGATGAGGATTTGGGAACAAAAGAAAAGTTTTGGTTTCGTTATCACGATCTAGGTCGTTGTCTATTTAAGAAAGCTAGACCAAACACAGGAGAAGATTGGGCAGAGAAGATTGCAGCCGAGTTGTGCGAATTGCTTGGGCTACCTCATGCTGATTATGAACTGGCGGTATACAATGGCGAAAATGGCATCATTTCACCCTCATTTTTACCGTCTCAAGAAGGTGGAATCCTGACCCTTGGTAATGAAGTTCTGGCTCGGATAGTATCTAATTATCCACAAGATTCTAAAGACTTGTCCCAACACACAATAGATAATGTATTCAATGCTATCGGAGATGCTTCAGTTAATTTACCTATCGACTGGACACCACCAGAGAGAATTAGTTATGCAACAGAAACTTTTGTTGGGTATTTACTTTTAGATGCTTGGATCGGGAATAGCGATCGACACCATGAAAATTGGGCATTCATCAGTTTAGAAGAGAAGATTTATTTAGCACCAACCTACGATCACGCCTCCTGTCTCGGTAGGAACGAGCCTGATTCTAAAAGAAAAAACAGATTAACCACAAAAGACGCTGGCTTTTCTGTACAAGCGTATGTAGAAAAATGTAATTCTGCGTTGTATGCTAGAGTTGGTGACCAAAAAACCCTCAAGACTTTGAATGCATTTCGTGAAGCGCAACAGCGCTATCCAGATGCAGCAAGGGTATGGTTAAATAATCTAGCAAGGGTGTCAAGCAATGATACGTTAGAGCTTTTTGAATGTATTCCATCTAATCGCATATCGCAAACAGCAATTGAATTTGCACAAAAGATATTGGAGTTAAATCAAACTAAGCTGCTGGACACCCTACTATGA
- a CDS encoding HIRAN domain-containing protein: MKTLFLAWQDPKSRAWLPIGRLTFDGKKYYFVYTQGAIKAQTEHNLQLLYSFPDLNKEYASVELFPLFSNRLMRPSRPDYKDYIESLNIPEGEDDPISILSRSGGRKVTDYFEVFPCPEPDENGLYHIHFFAHGLRHLPACATERINQLQTGELLYLANEFQNPHDPRALLLCTEDHHIVGYCPRYIVDDVFKLKSKNSELLKVKVERVNPLPTTLQLRLLCNMTAEWHEDFRPFSSREYQPLVADIPMAYASS; this comes from the coding sequence ATGAAAACACTTTTTTTAGCTTGGCAAGATCCTAAAAGTCGCGCTTGGCTTCCCATTGGTCGCTTAACATTTGACGGAAAAAAATATTACTTTGTATATACGCAAGGTGCTATTAAAGCTCAAACTGAACATAATCTTCAGCTATTATATTCCTTCCCAGACTTGAACAAAGAATACGCATCAGTTGAACTATTCCCCTTGTTTTCTAATCGATTAATGCGACCCTCTCGCCCTGACTATAAAGATTATATTGAATCGCTAAATATTCCAGAAGGAGAAGACGATCCAATTAGCATCCTTTCTCGGAGTGGTGGACGCAAGGTAACAGATTATTTTGAAGTTTTCCCCTGTCCAGAACCAGATGAGAATGGTTTATACCATATCCATTTTTTTGCACATGGACTGCGACACCTTCCTGCTTGTGCAACTGAACGGATTAATCAATTACAAACGGGTGAACTCTTATATTTAGCTAACGAATTTCAAAATCCTCATGACCCGCGTGCATTGCTCTTATGCACTGAGGATCATCACATCGTAGGTTATTGTCCTCGGTATATTGTGGATGATGTTTTTAAACTCAAGAGCAAAAATTCAGAACTTCTAAAAGTAAAAGTTGAGCGCGTGAATCCATTACCCACAACACTTCAACTACGTTTATTGTGCAATATGACCGCAGAATGGCATGAGGATTTTCGTCCATTTTCTAGTCGGGAGTATCAGCCTTTGGTGGCTGATATCCCAATGGCTTATGCTAGTTCTTAA
- a CDS encoding carbohydrate kinase family protein, with product MSNPRVLCLGEVLFDCLADQLGLKLEEVKSWTPYPGGAPANVACALVKLGTKAGFIGAVGEDEPGNELVKLLQDVGVETTGVQRHPTAPTRQVYVTRDLAGDRTFAGFGKYDTAEFADTRLQAKQLPNSLFQEADFLVLGTLELAYPESEKAIHRALELAEHYDLKIVLDINWRPVFWDEPNIAHQKIPELFKRVDFLKLSKEEAEWLFETADPGAITYRLASIEGVLVTDGENGCSYCLGENEGKLPSFSIPVVDTTGAGDSFLAGFIHQLSQHGIHSLRDAETAKRIVTYASAVGALTTIKPGAIASQPTDAEVQAFLASHQL from the coding sequence ATGAGCAATCCCCGTGTTTTGTGCCTCGGTGAAGTTTTGTTTGATTGTTTAGCCGATCAATTGGGGCTAAAGCTAGAAGAAGTAAAATCCTGGACTCCCTATCCAGGAGGGGCACCAGCTAACGTAGCCTGTGCTTTAGTCAAGCTGGGGACTAAAGCAGGATTTATCGGAGCCGTTGGTGAAGATGAACCAGGGAATGAACTGGTCAAGCTATTACAAGATGTAGGTGTAGAGACAACGGGTGTACAACGCCATCCTACAGCACCAACGCGGCAAGTTTATGTTACACGGGATTTAGCAGGCGATCGCACCTTCGCCGGATTTGGTAAGTATGACACCGCAGAATTTGCCGATACTCGCCTGCAAGCTAAACAATTGCCAAATTCGCTATTTCAAGAGGCAGATTTTCTGGTTTTGGGTACTTTAGAATTAGCCTATCCTGAAAGTGAAAAGGCAATTCACCGCGCCCTAGAGTTAGCAGAACATTACGATTTGAAGATTGTGCTGGATATTAATTGGCGGCCTGTATTTTGGGACGAGCCAAATATAGCTCATCAAAAAATTCCAGAATTATTTAAGCGAGTCGATTTCCTGAAACTCTCCAAAGAAGAAGCTGAATGGTTATTTGAAACCGCAGATCCCGGAGCCATCACTTACCGTCTAGCTTCAATTGAGGGAGTGTTAGTAACAGATGGAGAAAACGGTTGTAGCTACTGTTTGGGTGAGAACGAGGGCAAATTACCTTCCTTTTCCATACCTGTAGTTGATACAACTGGCGCAGGCGATAGCTTTTTAGCAGGATTCATCCACCAATTAAGTCAGCATGGCATCCACAGCTTGCGGGATGCCGAAACCGCAAAACGCATCGTCACTTATGCCAGTGCTGTTGGGGCACTGACTACCATTAAACCAGGTGCGATCGCTTCTCAACCTACAGATGCAGAAGTCCAAGCTTTTCTAGCCTCTCATCAACTTTAA
- a CDS encoding helix-turn-helix domain-containing protein: MAGGKSETPVSLSDRELQIIDLVAAGLTNQEIAGKLEISKRTVDNHISNILTKTETENRVALVRWALQWGKVCLNDVNCCTLPNQIE, translated from the coding sequence ATGGCTGGTGGCAAGTCTGAGACCCCCGTTAGTCTGTCAGACAGAGAACTGCAAATTATCGACTTAGTAGCCGCTGGCTTAACTAACCAAGAGATTGCAGGAAAACTGGAGATTAGCAAGCGTACAGTTGATAACCATATCAGTAATATTCTTACCAAGACTGAGACAGAAAATCGAGTAGCCCTTGTCCGCTGGGCTTTACAGTGGGGCAAAGTCTGTTTGAATGATGTCAATTGCTGTACTCTGCCTAACCAGATCGAATAA
- a CDS encoding DUF6391 domain-containing protein, giving the protein MNTSTSFEGSSSPFKFLNFDFTTPVSEKIPSLEDRFSDFVQPTQDAELLRQLSFIPGLKEILMIRQVHALEHATVWVLSESKSAYPAKGEPAKVQLDNELLGGLSTEQGFYLYGEVNISDLRRAVILARHRLTSGEWDLAVHPRCGTNLSVAMLLTAGLAVGVHLLLPFRPIEQIIGLGLAATTAAELAPDLGSMAQRYLTTAIPFNLTIDNITRTRDVWGRDAHFVKVGWQE; this is encoded by the coding sequence ATGAATACTTCGACTTCTTTTGAGGGTAGCTCGTCTCCCTTTAAATTTTTGAACTTTGATTTTACGACACCTGTATCTGAGAAAATTCCGAGTCTTGAAGACCGATTTTCAGACTTTGTGCAACCCACACAAGATGCTGAATTACTCAGACAGCTATCGTTTATTCCAGGGTTGAAAGAAATTCTGATGATACGGCAGGTTCACGCCTTAGAACACGCTACTGTTTGGGTTCTTAGCGAATCAAAAAGTGCCTATCCTGCCAAAGGTGAACCTGCTAAGGTTCAACTAGATAACGAACTATTAGGCGGTTTGTCTACTGAGCAAGGATTCTACCTCTATGGTGAGGTGAATATTAGTGATTTGCGGCGTGCGGTCATACTTGCTCGACATCGCCTCACTAGTGGAGAATGGGATTTAGCTGTACATCCTCGTTGCGGCACAAATTTATCAGTAGCAATGCTCTTAACAGCTGGACTAGCTGTGGGTGTGCATCTATTACTACCATTTCGACCAATCGAGCAAATTATCGGTTTGGGGTTAGCAGCGACGACAGCCGCCGAACTCGCACCTGATTTAGGTTCTATGGCACAGCGTTACCTAACAACAGCCATTCCTTTTAACCTAACAATTGACAATATTACCCGTACACGCGATGTTTGGGGGCGTGATGCACATTTTGTTAAAGTGGGCTGGCAAGAGTAA